Proteins encoded together in one Miscanthus floridulus cultivar M001 chromosome 16, ASM1932011v1, whole genome shotgun sequence window:
- the LOC136510080 gene encoding MLO-like protein 1 isoform X2 has translation MLKNKNQKPLFEALLKVKEELMLLGFISLLLTVFQGMIQRTCIPEHWTFHMLPCEKPDEKAGEAATTEHFVAVGTLGRIGRRLLSEGAAGAEHCQKKGKVPLLSLEAIHQLHIFIFVLAITHVIFSVTTMLLGGAQIHQWKQWENGIQKDAPGNGPKKVTHVRHHEFIKKRFKGIGKDSIILSWLHSFGKQFYRSLSKSDYTTMRLGFIMTHCPGNPKFDFHRYMVRVLEADFKKVVGISWYLWVFVVIFLLLNVNGWHTYFWIAFLPLFLLLAIGTKLEHVIAQLAHDVAEKHTAIEGDVIVKPSDEHFWFGKPRIILYLIHFILFQNAFEIAFFFWILSTYGFDSCIMGQVRFIVPRLVIGVVIQLLCSYSTLPLYAIVTQMGSCYKKEIFNEHVQQGVLGWAQKVKMRKGLKGAAAATASKDESTINADSAGPSVKIEMGKAGEDVEVVGNTG, from the exons ATGCTCAAGAACAAGAACCAGAAGCCGCTCTTCGAGGCGCTGCTCAAGGTCAAAGAAG agctgatGCTTCTGGGGTTCATCTCCCTGCTGCTGACGGTGTTCCAGGGGATGATCCAGAGGACATGCATCCCTGAACACTGGACATTCCACATGCTGCCATGCGAGAAGCCAGATGAAAAGGCCGGTGAGGCCGCCACCACGGAGCATTTCGTTGCTGTCGGGACCCTTGGCAGGATCGGCAGGCGCCTGCTGAGTGAAGGCGCTGCTGGGGCTGAGCACTGCCAGAAGAAG GGAAAAGTTCCACTTCTGTCCCTTGAAGCCATACATCAGCTGCACATTTTCATATTTGTTCTGGCAATCACACATGTTATTTTCAGCGTCACAACTATGCTTTTAGGAGGTGCACAG ATACACCAATGGAAACAGTGGGAGAATGGAATTCAAAAAGATGCTCCTGGAAATG GGCCTAAGAAGGTAACCCATGTACGTCATCATGAATTTATCAAGAAACGTTTTAAGGGTATTGGCAAAGATTCTATAATATTGAGTTGGCTG CATTCTTTTGGTAAGCAGTTTTATAGATCATTATCTAAATCAGATTACACCACAATGCGTCTTGGTTTTATCATG ACTCACTGCCCTGGAAATCCAAAATTTGATTTCCATAGATACATGGTAAGGGTTTTAGAGGCTGATTTTAAGAAAGTAGTAGGCATAAG CTGGTACTTGTGGGTCTTTGTGGTTATATTTCTATTGCTGAATGTTAACG GCTGGCACACATACTTTTGGATTGCTTTCCTTCCCCTTTTT CTTCTGTTAGCTATTGGCACTAAGCTTGAGCATGTCATAGCTCAGTTAGCCCATGATGTAGCTGAGAAGCACACAGCAATCGAGGGTGATGTGATTGTAAAACCATCTGATGAACACTTCTGGTTCGGCAAGCCTAGGATTATCCTTTACCtgatccacttcatcctctttcaGAATGCATTTGAGATTGCATTTTTCTTCTGGATACTG AGCACTTATGGATTCGACTCATGCATCATGGGACAAGTTCGTTTTATTGTGCCGAGGCTTGTCATCGG GGTTGTTATTCAGCTTCTATGTAGCTACAGCACCCTGCCTCTGTATGCAATTGTAACCCAG ATGGGGAGCTGCTACAAGAAGGAGATCTTCAACGAGCATGTGCAGCAGGGCGTCCTGGGCTGGGCTCAGAAGGTCAAGATGAGGAAGGGACTGAAGGGAGCtgcagctgctactgctagcaagGACGAATCGACGATCAATGCCGATTCGGCAGGACCTTCTGTTAAGATTGAAATGGGGAAGGCTGGGGAGGATGTTGAGGTCGTTGGAAACACAGGGTGA
- the LOC136510950 gene encoding MLO-like protein 1, translating to MAHEEETEVMALEFTPTWIVAAVCSLIVLISLLAERGLHYLGKKLKKKKQRRPLYEALLKIKEELMLLGFISLLLTVFQGSIQKTCIPEGWTFDMLPCKKPDEHAGRRHATKKHFIDVGTTLGRIGRRLLSAGVGSEHCHNKGKVPLLSLEATHQLHIFIFVMAITHVIFSCTTMLLGSVQIHQWKQWEDEIQKDATENGPNKVTNVHDEFIKKRTIISSWLHSFVKQFYRSVSKSDYTTMRLGFIMTHCPSNPKFDFYGYMVRALEADFRKVVGISWYLWIFVVIFLLLNVDGWHVYFWISFLPLFLLLAVGTKLEHIIAELVHDVAKKHTAIDGDVIVKPSDRHFWFGKPRIILYLIHFILFQNSFEIAFFFWILTTYGFDACIMESVGFIVPRLVMGVLIQLICSYVTLPLYAIVTQMGSCYKKEIFNEHVQKGVLVWAKTSKRASGRGLKGFGAASKKESTNNAASAEPSVKIEMVKAGEDAEVVGNIE from the exons ATGGCGCACGAGGAGGAGACCGAGGTGATGGCGCTGGAGTTCACACCGACGTGGATCGTTGCGGCGGTCTGCTCGCTCATTGTGCTCATCTCGCTCTTGGCCGAGCGAGGCCTCCACTACCTCGGCAAG aagctcaagaagaagaagcagaggCGCCCGCTCTACGAGGCGCTGCTCAAGATCAAAGAAG AGTTGATGCTTCTGGGGTTCATCTCCCTGCTGTTGACGGTGTTCCAAGGGAGCATCCAGAAGACATGCATCCCTGAAGGATGGACATTCGACATGCTGCCATGCAAGAAGCCAGATGAGCACGCCGGTAGGCGACATGCCACCAAGAAGCATTTCATTGATGTCGGGACTACCCTTGGCAGGATCGGTAGGCGGCTGCTGAGTGCAGGCGTTGGGTCTGAGCACTGCCATAATAAG GGAAAAGTTCCACTTCTGTCCCTTGAAGCCACACATCAGCTGCACATTTTTATATTTGTTATGGCAATCACACATGTTATTTTCAGCTGCACAACTATGCTTTTAGGAAGTGTACAG ATACACCAATGGAAACAGTGGGAGGATGAAATTCAGAAAGATGCTACTGAAAATG GGCCTAACAAGGTAACCAATGTACATGACGAATTTATCAAGAAACGAACTATAATATCGAGTTGGCTG CATTCTTTTGTTAAGCAGTTTTATAGATCAGTATCTAAATCAGATTACACCACAATGCGTCTTGGTTTTATCATG ACTCACTGCCCTTCCAACCCAAAATTTGATTTCTATGGATACATGGTAAGGGCTTTAGAGGCTGATTTTAGGAAAGTAGTAGGCATCAG CTGGTACTTGTGGATCTTCGTGGTGATATTTCTATTGCTGAATGTTGACG GTTGGCACGTATACTTTTGGATTTCTTTCCTTCCCCTTTTT CTTCTGTTAGCTGTTGGCACTAAGCTGGAGCACATCATAGCTGAGTTAGTCCATGATGTAGCTAAGAAGCACACAGCTATCGATGGCGATGTGATCGTAAAACCATCAGATAGGCACTTCTGGTTCGGCAAGCCTAGAATTATCCTTTACTtgatccacttcatcctctttcaGAACTCATTTGAGATTGCATTTTTCTTCTGGATACTG ACAACTTACGGATTCGACGCATGCATCATGGAATCTGTTGGTTTTATCGTGCCGAGGCTTGTCATGGG GGTTCTTATTCAGCTTATCTGTAGCTACGTCACCTTGCCTCTGTATGCAATTGTTACTCAG ATGGGGAGCTGCTACAAGAAGGAGATCTTCAACGAACATGTGCAGAAGGGCGTCCTGGTGTGGGCGAAGACGAGTAAGAGGGCGTCGGGGAGGGGGTTGAAGGGATTTGGTGCTGCTAGCAAGAAGGAATCGACGAACAATGCCGCTTCCGCGGAACCTTCTGTTAAGATTGAAATGGTGAAGGCTGGGGAGGATGCTGAGGTCGTTGGAAACATAGAATAA
- the LOC136510080 gene encoding MLO-like protein 1 isoform X1, which yields MAAEGEEAALEFTPTWIVAAVCSLIVLLSLVAERCLHYLGKMLKNKNQKPLFEALLKVKEELMLLGFISLLLTVFQGMIQRTCIPEHWTFHMLPCEKPDEKAGEAATTEHFVAVGTLGRIGRRLLSEGAAGAEHCQKKGKVPLLSLEAIHQLHIFIFVLAITHVIFSVTTMLLGGAQIHQWKQWENGIQKDAPGNGPKKVTHVRHHEFIKKRFKGIGKDSIILSWLHSFGKQFYRSLSKSDYTTMRLGFIMTHCPGNPKFDFHRYMVRVLEADFKKVVGISWYLWVFVVIFLLLNVNGWHTYFWIAFLPLFLLLAIGTKLEHVIAQLAHDVAEKHTAIEGDVIVKPSDEHFWFGKPRIILYLIHFILFQNAFEIAFFFWILSTYGFDSCIMGQVRFIVPRLVIGVVIQLLCSYSTLPLYAIVTQMGSCYKKEIFNEHVQQGVLGWAQKVKMRKGLKGAAAATASKDESTINADSAGPSVKIEMGKAGEDVEVVGNTG from the exons ATGGCGGCCGAGGGCGAGGAGGCGGCGCTGGAGTTCACACCGACGTGGATCGTCGCGGCGGTCTGCTCGCTCATCGTGCTCCTCTCGCTCGTCGCCGAGCGATGCCTCCACTACCTCGGCAAG ATGCTCAAGAACAAGAACCAGAAGCCGCTCTTCGAGGCGCTGCTCAAGGTCAAAGAAG agctgatGCTTCTGGGGTTCATCTCCCTGCTGCTGACGGTGTTCCAGGGGATGATCCAGAGGACATGCATCCCTGAACACTGGACATTCCACATGCTGCCATGCGAGAAGCCAGATGAAAAGGCCGGTGAGGCCGCCACCACGGAGCATTTCGTTGCTGTCGGGACCCTTGGCAGGATCGGCAGGCGCCTGCTGAGTGAAGGCGCTGCTGGGGCTGAGCACTGCCAGAAGAAG GGAAAAGTTCCACTTCTGTCCCTTGAAGCCATACATCAGCTGCACATTTTCATATTTGTTCTGGCAATCACACATGTTATTTTCAGCGTCACAACTATGCTTTTAGGAGGTGCACAG ATACACCAATGGAAACAGTGGGAGAATGGAATTCAAAAAGATGCTCCTGGAAATG GGCCTAAGAAGGTAACCCATGTACGTCATCATGAATTTATCAAGAAACGTTTTAAGGGTATTGGCAAAGATTCTATAATATTGAGTTGGCTG CATTCTTTTGGTAAGCAGTTTTATAGATCATTATCTAAATCAGATTACACCACAATGCGTCTTGGTTTTATCATG ACTCACTGCCCTGGAAATCCAAAATTTGATTTCCATAGATACATGGTAAGGGTTTTAGAGGCTGATTTTAAGAAAGTAGTAGGCATAAG CTGGTACTTGTGGGTCTTTGTGGTTATATTTCTATTGCTGAATGTTAACG GCTGGCACACATACTTTTGGATTGCTTTCCTTCCCCTTTTT CTTCTGTTAGCTATTGGCACTAAGCTTGAGCATGTCATAGCTCAGTTAGCCCATGATGTAGCTGAGAAGCACACAGCAATCGAGGGTGATGTGATTGTAAAACCATCTGATGAACACTTCTGGTTCGGCAAGCCTAGGATTATCCTTTACCtgatccacttcatcctctttcaGAATGCATTTGAGATTGCATTTTTCTTCTGGATACTG AGCACTTATGGATTCGACTCATGCATCATGGGACAAGTTCGTTTTATTGTGCCGAGGCTTGTCATCGG GGTTGTTATTCAGCTTCTATGTAGCTACAGCACCCTGCCTCTGTATGCAATTGTAACCCAG ATGGGGAGCTGCTACAAGAAGGAGATCTTCAACGAGCATGTGCAGCAGGGCGTCCTGGGCTGGGCTCAGAAGGTCAAGATGAGGAAGGGACTGAAGGGAGCtgcagctgctactgctagcaagGACGAATCGACGATCAATGCCGATTCGGCAGGACCTTCTGTTAAGATTGAAATGGGGAAGGCTGGGGAGGATGTTGAGGTCGTTGGAAACACAGGGTGA